One window of Oreochromis niloticus isolate F11D_XX linkage group LG23, O_niloticus_UMD_NMBU, whole genome shotgun sequence genomic DNA carries:
- the LOC109197094 gene encoding B- and T-lymphocyte attenuator isoform X1 produces the protein MSAMKHYSCRTILYSLIFTVLILTLDAQSDSDCSIEIRVRRNTVHNASAGQQLWINCPVIFCNDSPPTVTWYKVEETIVPINVSGDSHIITAWKHLNKSAGISYLIFQNILRNDSGQYQCQVQGGRSMSHAITVNVYDHNEITTVTQNNVRGDSDCSTEIKVRRNTVYNASAGQQLWINCPVFFCNDSPPTVSWYKVEETGVPVNVSGDSHIKTEWKHLDKPVGIFYLIFRNILKTDSGQYQCRGGGSVSYAITVNVYDHSEIITVTQNNVRVSTTSAPDNTENLLLYVYSAAGVTSFVIIVIIISVISMRGCKGKPKKDSQAENQQMEIPMVDQFFSKVIFKHLERGSPSALRPRRCNKETIIATQ, from the exons GTGACTCTGACTGTTCCATAGAAATTAGAGTACGTCGCAACACAGTTCATAATGCCTCAGCTGGACAACAACTTTGGATTAATTGCCCAGTTATTTTTTGCAATGATTCACCACCAACAGTCACCTGGTATAAAGTTGAGGAAACTATTGTCCCCATCAATGTCAGTGGTGACAGTCACATTATAACAGCATGGAAACATTTAAACAAGTCAGCAGGGATCTCCTATTTGATCTTCCAAAACATTCTCAGAAATGACTCTGGTCAGTATCAGTGTCAAGTTCAAGGTGGAAGGAGTATGAGTCATGCCATCACTGTCAATGTCTATG atcATAATGAAATTACCACTGTTACACAGAATAATGTCAGAG GTGACTCTGACTGTTCCACAGAAATTAAAGTACGTCGCAACACAGTTTATAATGCATCAGCTGGACAACAACTTTGGATTAATTGCCCAGTATTTTTTTGCAATGATTCACCACCAACAGTCTCCTGGTATAAAGTTGAGGAAACTGGTGTCCCCGTCAATGTCAGTGGTGACAGTCACATTAAAACAGAGTGGAAACATTTAGACAAACCAGTGGGGATCTTCTATTTGATCTTCCGAAACATTCTCAAAACTGACTCTGGTCAGTATCAGTGTCGAGGTGGAGGGAGTGTGAGTTATGCCATCACTGTCAATGTCTACG atcATAGTGAAATTATCACTGTTACACAGAATAATGTCAGAG TCAGCACAACTTCTGCTCCTGACAACACAGAAAACTTGTTGCTGTACGTGTACTCTGCTGCTGGGGTCACCTCATTCGTCATCATAGTCATAATCATATCTGTCATATCAATGCGAGGCTGTAAAG GGAAGCCAAAGAAGGACAGTCAAGCTGAAAATCAG CAGATGGAGATCCCCATGGTGGATCAATTCTTTTCAAAAGTCATCTTCAAGCACTTGGAAAGAGGAAGCCCCTCTGCTCTACGACCTCGGAGATGTAACAAGGAAACCATCATCGCAACTCAATGA
- the LOC109197094 gene encoding B- and T-lymphocyte attenuator isoform X2 yields MSAMKHYSCRTILYSLIFTVLILTPDAQSDSDCSIEIRVRRNTVHNASAGQQLWINCPVIFCNDSPPTVTWYKVEETIVPINVSGDSHIITAWKHLNKSAGISYLIFQNILRNDSGQYQCQVQGGRSMSHAITVNVYDHNEITTVTQNNVRGDSDCSTEIKVRRNTVYNASAGQQLWINCPVFFCNDSPPTVSWYKVEETGVPVNVSGDSHIKTEWKHLDKPVGIFYLIFRNILKTDSGQYQCRGGGSVSYAITVNVYDHSEIITVTQNNVRVSTTSAPDNTENLLLYVYSAAGVTSFVIIVIIISVISMRGCKGKPKKDSQAENQQMEIPMVDQFFSKVIFKHLERGSPSALRPRRCNKETIIATQ; encoded by the exons GTGACTCTGACTGTTCCATAGAAATTAGAGTACGTCGCAACACAGTTCATAATGCCTCAGCTGGACAACAACTTTGGATTAATTGCCCAGTTATTTTTTGCAATGATTCACCACCAACAGTCACCTGGTATAAAGTTGAGGAAACTATTGTCCCCATCAATGTCAGTGGTGACAGTCACATTATAACAGCATGGAAACATTTAAACAAGTCAGCAGGGATCTCCTATTTGATCTTCCAAAACATTCTCAGAAATGACTCTGGTCAGTATCAGTGTCAAGTTCAAGGTGGAAGGAGTATGAGTCATGCCATCACTGTCAATGTCTATG atcATAATGAAATTACCACTGTTACACAGAATAATGTCAGAG GTGACTCTGACTGTTCCACAGAAATTAAAGTACGTCGCAACACAGTTTATAATGCATCAGCTGGACAACAACTTTGGATTAATTGCCCAGTATTTTTTTGCAATGATTCACCACCAACAGTCTCCTGGTATAAAGTTGAGGAAACTGGTGTCCCCGTCAATGTCAGTGGTGACAGTCACATTAAAACAGAGTGGAAACATTTAGACAAACCAGTGGGGATCTTCTATTTGATCTTCCGAAACATTCTCAAAACTGACTCTGGTCAGTATCAGTGTCGAGGTGGAGGGAGTGTGAGTTATGCCATCACTGTCAATGTCTACG atcATAGTGAAATTATCACTGTTACACAGAATAATGTCAGAG TCAGCACAACTTCTGCTCCTGACAACACAGAAAACTTGTTGCTGTACGTGTACTCTGCTGCTGGGGTCACCTCATTCGTCATCATAGTCATAATCATATCTGTCATATCAATGCGAGGCTGTAAAG GGAAGCCAAAGAAGGACAGTCAAGCTGAAAATCAG CAGATGGAGATCCCCATGGTGGATCAATTCTTTTCAAAAGTCATCTTCAAGCACTTGGAAAGAGGAAGCCCCTCTGCTCTACGACCTCGGAGATGTAACAAGGAAACCATCATCGCAACTCAATGA